A single genomic interval of Nitrospirota bacterium harbors:
- a CDS encoding pirin family protein: MTTDTTTAKNVLGVYQSGSAHMVGDGFPVRNMIPGMGTDEQFSPFLLLDYMGPKQFPPTDRLLGVGEHPHRGFETVTIMYHGKVAHRDSTGSGGVIGPGDVQWMTAASGIVHEELHEQGFAAQGGMLEGIQLWVNLPKAHKMSTPRYQTLVKDDIPTVELGGGAGRLRVIAGEFRGVKGPARTFSPVYLYDLRLTAGHHTELTLPEGFNTSVFVLSGQIVINGSHRAKDAEIALFGDRGERVVLEATEDATLLVLSGEPIREPIARYGPFVMNTQDELVQAMNDYKAGRMGHLS, translated from the coding sequence ATGACCACAGATACGACAACTGCCAAAAATGTGCTCGGCGTCTATCAGTCCGGATCAGCGCATATGGTCGGTGACGGCTTTCCGGTGCGTAATATGATTCCAGGCATGGGTACAGATGAGCAATTTTCTCCGTTCTTGCTCCTGGACTACATGGGGCCGAAGCAGTTTCCTCCGACCGACCGGCTACTCGGTGTGGGGGAACATCCACACCGGGGATTTGAGACGGTCACGATCATGTATCACGGCAAGGTTGCACATCGTGACTCGACCGGGAGCGGAGGGGTCATTGGCCCTGGCGATGTCCAATGGATGACCGCCGCCTCCGGCATCGTGCATGAGGAACTGCACGAGCAAGGCTTTGCCGCACAGGGAGGGATGCTGGAAGGTATTCAGCTATGGGTCAATTTGCCGAAGGCACACAAGATGTCGACGCCGCGGTATCAGACGCTGGTGAAGGATGACATTCCGACGGTGGAGCTTGGTGGAGGAGCGGGCCGGCTTCGCGTCATCGCCGGGGAGTTTCGCGGCGTCAAGGGTCCGGCCAGGACCTTCAGCCCTGTCTATCTGTACGATCTTCGTCTGACGGCAGGACACCACACCGAGCTCACGCTGCCAGAGGGATTCAACACGTCGGTGTTCGTGCTCAGCGGGCAAATCGTGATCAACGGGTCGCACAGGGCCAAGGATGCGGAGATTGCCCTGTTCGGAGACAGAGGCGAGCGAGTGGTGCTTGAAGCGACGGAGGATGCCACCTTGCTTGTGCTTAGCGGAGAGCCGATCCGGGAGCCGATCGCGCGCTATGGTCCGTTCGTCATGAATACTCAGGACGAGCTGGTCCAGGCTATGAACGATTACAAGGCCGGGAGGATGGGACATCTATCATGA
- a CDS encoding NAD(P)H-binding protein produces MFVVVGATGNTGSAVVETLLNRKQPVRIVVRSPEKAVSWSAKGVEVAVASLEDVPAMTKALEGASGLYLLVPPNYGATAWLSEQRQRMDQAAQAVKASGITHVVFLSSIGAHMAKGTGPIQAVRYGEQALGAVTKHLTTLRPCSFMVNWAPGIGMAKGQGILPTFIAPTAKVPMVSTKDIGRVGAEQLMAGGKGRQVIELAGPEEYSPNDVAVALGKILGKPVSVQHAPLSAVVPTFTSFGFSTEAATLFEEMYAGFAKGAIGYEHPEQFVRGMVTLAEALRGMA; encoded by the coding sequence ATGTTCGTTGTTGTCGGTGCCACCGGGAATACGGGATCAGCGGTTGTCGAGACCTTGCTCAATCGGAAGCAGCCGGTACGAATCGTGGTGCGCTCGCCTGAGAAGGCTGTGTCTTGGAGCGCGAAGGGGGTGGAGGTTGCGGTCGCCTCGTTGGAGGATGTGCCGGCGATGACGAAAGCCTTGGAAGGCGCGTCGGGTCTCTATCTGCTGGTTCCTCCAAACTATGGGGCAACGGCCTGGCTCTCTGAGCAACGGCAACGTATGGATCAGGCCGCACAAGCTGTGAAGGCCAGCGGGATCACGCACGTCGTCTTCTTGTCGTCAATCGGCGCCCACATGGCGAAAGGCACGGGGCCCATCCAGGCCGTTCGTTATGGCGAGCAGGCGCTCGGGGCTGTGACCAAGCATCTGACGACCCTGCGTCCCTGCTCTTTCATGGTGAACTGGGCACCGGGAATCGGCATGGCCAAGGGTCAAGGTATCCTGCCCACCTTTATTGCGCCGACGGCGAAGGTGCCGATGGTCTCGACCAAAGACATCGGTCGTGTGGGCGCGGAGCAGTTGATGGCAGGGGGAAAGGGCCGGCAGGTCATCGAACTGGCGGGGCCGGAAGAGTACAGCCCCAATGATGTAGCCGTCGCACTGGGGAAGATTCTTGGGAAACCAGTCTCGGTTCAGCATGCGCCGCTTAGCGCAGTGGTGCCGACGTTCACGTCGTTCGGCTTCTCCACGGAAGCGGCAACCTTATTCGAAGAGATGTACGCAGGATTCGCCAAGGGTGCGATCGGGTACGAACACCCTGAGCAGTTTGTGCGGGGCATGGTGACCCTTGCCGAAGCGTTGCGAGGGATGGCGTAA
- a CDS encoding heme-binding protein, translated as MITACVFGLSPVLVAAEELPREAVLPAALAVTAVKAAVDHCAKDGYRVSAAVVDRAGLLRAFLRTDGAGPHTVESSEKKAYTSASMRGPTGNVAELIAKTPAVQGLQQMNDRILFLAGGLPIEIAGEVVGGIGVGGAPGGHLDAACAQAGLDSIGAAPKLPATK; from the coding sequence ATGATCACGGCCTGTGTATTCGGATTATCCCCTGTCCTTGTCGCGGCGGAAGAATTGCCGCGAGAGGCGGTATTGCCGGCCGCTCTTGCTGTGACGGCGGTAAAGGCCGCCGTGGATCACTGTGCCAAAGACGGCTATCGGGTCAGCGCGGCGGTGGTCGATCGGGCAGGTCTATTGAGAGCGTTTCTACGAACCGATGGTGCCGGGCCCCATACCGTCGAGAGCAGCGAGAAGAAAGCCTATACGTCGGCGAGTATGCGAGGACCAACCGGCAATGTCGCCGAACTTATTGCCAAAACCCCGGCGGTTCAGGGGCTTCAGCAGATGAACGACAGAATCCTGTTTCTGGCCGGAGGTCTCCCGATCGAGATCGCGGGTGAAGTTGTCGGTGGAATCGGGGTCGGCGGGGCGCCGGGAGGCCATTTAGACGCGGCTTGTGCGCAAGCAGGTCTGGACAGCATCGGTGCCGCGCCGAAACTTCCAGCAACAAAATAA
- a CDS encoding NAD(P)H-dependent oxidoreductase — protein sequence MPDEQWMELGQVDELKMKTVQEVMCGTTPIALTYKDGSFAAVSGVCNHVGGPLGGGTLDGEYLVCPWHYWKFHHQTGQGEPGYEQDQVPAYATKVDQGRLYIDLSSATKRKKQKHQPHPLARPVVRQPGPIRVVGIATTAMTLEHPRYSTSDAMLEVALDHARTMLGLETQCIKLRELNFRSCEGFYSKSAEACTWPCSITQMDPTDQMDRVYEAIVHWADVILISTPIRWGNASSLYFKMVERMNCIQNQETIANKHLLKNKVAAFIIMGGQDNVQGVAGQLMTFFAEVGCQFPQFPFIAHSRGWSAEDMERNVKEVQNSQELRKGAQELVVRAADMAKLMVGGELPEHPLARGGRKAHQLDREPTG from the coding sequence ATGCCGGACGAACAATGGATGGAGCTCGGACAGGTTGACGAGCTGAAGATGAAAACGGTGCAGGAAGTCATGTGCGGTACGACGCCGATCGCCCTCACGTACAAGGACGGGTCGTTTGCCGCGGTTTCCGGCGTCTGTAATCATGTCGGTGGTCCGCTCGGTGGAGGGACCCTCGACGGCGAGTACCTGGTCTGTCCCTGGCATTACTGGAAGTTTCATCACCAAACCGGTCAAGGGGAACCGGGATATGAGCAGGATCAGGTCCCTGCCTATGCCACCAAGGTGGATCAGGGACGGCTCTATATCGACCTCTCGTCGGCGACGAAACGAAAGAAGCAGAAGCACCAGCCCCACCCGCTTGCCCGCCCGGTGGTGCGTCAGCCAGGGCCGATTCGCGTCGTGGGGATCGCGACGACGGCCATGACCCTGGAGCATCCACGGTACAGCACCTCCGATGCGATGCTGGAGGTGGCGTTGGACCATGCGCGGACCATGCTCGGGCTGGAGACGCAATGTATCAAGCTTCGCGAGCTGAACTTTCGCTCCTGCGAGGGCTTCTATTCCAAATCGGCTGAGGCCTGCACCTGGCCCTGCTCGATTACACAGATGGATCCGACCGACCAGATGGATCGGGTGTACGAGGCCATCGTCCATTGGGCCGATGTGATTCTCATTTCAACCCCGATTCGCTGGGGCAACGCCAGTAGCCTGTACTTCAAGATGGTCGAGCGGATGAACTGCATCCAAAATCAGGAGACCATCGCGAATAAACATTTGCTCAAAAACAAAGTGGCAGCATTTATCATCATGGGTGGCCAGGACAATGTCCAAGGCGTCGCCGGGCAACTCATGACATTTTTCGCCGAAGTTGGCTGCCAGTTTCCGCAGTTCCCGTTCATCGCCCATTCCCGGGGTTGGAGTGCCGAGGACATGGAGCGGAATGTCAAAGAGGTGCAGAACAGCCAGGAGCTTCGGAAAGGGGCGCAAGAACTCGTAGTGCGCGCTGCGGACATGGCGAAGCTCATGGTCGGCGGTGAGCTTCCTGAGCATCCGCTCGCCCGTGGCGGACGCAAGGCGCATCAACTGGATCGTGAGCCGACGGGGTAA
- a CDS encoding DUF721 domain-containing protein: MGGLSSNDSVFSVLEALARRLGFDAMLLESRLRRNWVSIVGEPMASNTWPDQIRYKKLYLLVHNSVWLHQLTFLKPTLIEKLNRVVGSELITDIVLRVGSLPKANRAAALPEVHLAPALPPSDALLAEISEHVTTIQDPELRNHLAQLMAQALARPPGPTAR, translated from the coding sequence ATGGGCGGACTCAGCTCCAACGATTCAGTATTCAGCGTCCTCGAAGCACTGGCTCGCCGTCTTGGATTCGACGCCATGCTGCTCGAAAGCCGCTTACGGCGGAATTGGGTCTCGATCGTCGGGGAACCCATGGCCTCGAATACCTGGCCCGATCAGATTCGATACAAGAAACTCTACCTCTTAGTCCACAACAGCGTCTGGCTGCACCAACTTACGTTCCTGAAACCGACGCTCATCGAAAAGCTTAACAGAGTCGTTGGTTCTGAACTCATTACGGACATTGTCTTGCGGGTAGGATCGTTGCCGAAAGCCAACCGTGCTGCTGCGTTGCCCGAGGTGCATCTCGCGCCGGCCCTCCCCCCGAGTGACGCGTTACTCGCAGAGATCTCGGAACATGTGACCACGATTCAAGACCCGGAGCTCCGCAATCACCTGGCACAACTCATGGCGCAGGCACTGGCTCGACCGCCTGGACCAACGGCACGGTGA
- the gyrA gene encoding DNA gyrase subunit A, whose product MPPDERLGQIAIEDEMRSSYLSYAMSVIVGRALPDVRDGLKPVHRRILHGMNEMGLASNRAYRKSAKIVGEIMGNYHPHGDSAIYDTLVRMAQPFNMRYMLVDGQGNFGSVDGDPPAAMRYTEARLTKVAEDMLADIDKDTVDFGPNYDESLVEPLVLPSKIPNLLVNGAGGIAVGYSTNIPTHNVGEVIEALLLFLENPEITIPQLMKKIPGPDFPTAGFIYGTAGIKSAYESGRGLLTLRAKVKVETDERTDRERLIVTELPYQVNKSKLIEKIAELIRDERIKGISDLRDESDRDGIRVVIELKRGEIPLITLNNLYKLTQLQTTFGVIMLALVNNRPEVLNLKQILHHFIEHRREVVVRRTAFELRKAEERAHILEGLKIALDNLDAVIALIRRASSPDEARVGLMREFTLTEIQSNAILEMRLQRLTQLERNKLIEEYKEVLKQIERLKSILSSETLVRTIIKDELIEVREAYKDERRTQIVKEEAEITLEDMIANEEVVVTISHAGYIKRNPVTLYRAQRRGGKGKIGMGVKEEDFVVTLFTASTHESLLFFTDAGKVYWLKVHEIPDAGRAAKGKALVNLLALTGDEKVTATVPVKEFRDDRFVVMATKQGIIKKTELAAYGNPRLGGIIALSLDKGDRLISVHVTDGQREILLGTKKGITIRFKEDDVRPMGRTAHGVRGIALEEGNEVIGMETITPDSTTQILTVTEGGYGKRTPVNEYRIQGRGGKGIISVKTNERNGLAVGFLQVRDGDEIMLMAAHGKVLRCKVDEFREIGRNTQGVRILDLDGEGDRVVAVARLAEAVEVLPEEGGA is encoded by the coding sequence ATGCCCCCTGATGAACGGTTAGGACAGATCGCCATTGAAGACGAGATGCGCTCGTCGTACCTGAGTTATGCGATGAGCGTCATCGTGGGCCGGGCGCTCCCCGACGTGCGCGACGGGCTCAAGCCGGTCCATCGCCGCATTCTCCATGGCATGAACGAAATGGGCCTGGCGTCGAACCGGGCCTATCGTAAGTCTGCCAAGATCGTCGGCGAAATCATGGGGAACTACCATCCCCACGGGGACAGTGCGATCTACGACACCCTCGTTCGCATGGCGCAACCCTTCAACATGCGGTACATGCTCGTGGACGGGCAGGGTAACTTTGGGTCGGTCGACGGCGATCCGCCGGCGGCCATGCGGTATACCGAAGCCCGCCTGACCAAGGTGGCCGAAGACATGCTCGCCGACATCGACAAGGATACGGTCGATTTCGGACCGAACTACGACGAGTCGCTGGTTGAACCGCTGGTCCTTCCTTCGAAAATCCCGAATCTTCTCGTCAACGGCGCCGGCGGCATTGCGGTGGGTTATTCCACCAACATTCCGACCCACAATGTCGGTGAAGTGATCGAAGCGCTGCTGCTGTTCTTGGAGAATCCTGAGATCACGATTCCTCAGCTCATGAAGAAGATTCCCGGTCCGGACTTCCCGACGGCCGGGTTTATCTACGGCACGGCCGGCATCAAGTCCGCCTACGAAAGCGGTCGGGGTCTGTTGACGCTGCGCGCAAAAGTGAAGGTCGAGACGGATGAACGCACGGATCGTGAACGGCTGATCGTCACGGAACTGCCCTATCAGGTCAATAAATCCAAGCTGATCGAAAAGATTGCCGAGTTGATCCGCGACGAACGGATCAAAGGGATTTCCGATCTGCGCGACGAGTCCGACCGGGACGGCATCCGCGTGGTCATCGAACTCAAGCGCGGAGAGATTCCGCTCATCACGTTGAACAATCTGTACAAGCTGACGCAACTTCAGACGACCTTCGGGGTCATCATGCTCGCGTTGGTCAATAACCGGCCCGAGGTCTTGAATCTCAAGCAGATCCTGCATCATTTCATCGAGCACCGGCGTGAAGTGGTGGTGCGTCGGACGGCCTTCGAGCTACGCAAGGCGGAAGAGCGGGCCCATATCCTCGAGGGCCTCAAGATTGCGCTCGACAACCTGGATGCGGTGATTGCCTTGATCCGACGGGCGTCATCGCCCGATGAAGCCCGCGTGGGCTTGATGCGTGAATTTACGCTGACCGAAATCCAGTCGAATGCAATCCTAGAGATGCGGCTCCAGCGTCTCACGCAATTGGAACGCAACAAGCTCATCGAAGAATATAAAGAAGTCTTGAAGCAGATCGAGCGACTCAAGTCGATCTTGAGCAGCGAAACGCTGGTGCGGACGATCATCAAGGATGAGCTCATCGAAGTGCGGGAAGCCTATAAGGACGAGCGCCGCACCCAGATCGTGAAAGAAGAAGCGGAGATCACCCTGGAAGACATGATCGCGAACGAAGAGGTGGTCGTCACGATCTCACATGCCGGCTATATCAAGCGTAATCCGGTCACCCTCTATCGTGCACAGCGGCGCGGCGGCAAGGGCAAAATCGGGATGGGGGTCAAGGAAGAGGACTTTGTCGTCACCCTGTTCACGGCCTCCACGCATGAGTCGCTCCTGTTCTTCACGGATGCCGGGAAGGTCTATTGGCTGAAAGTGCATGAGATTCCGGATGCAGGGCGGGCCGCGAAGGGCAAAGCCCTCGTGAACCTCTTGGCGCTGACCGGCGATGAGAAGGTGACGGCGACGGTGCCGGTCAAGGAGTTCCGCGACGACCGGTTCGTCGTCATGGCGACCAAGCAGGGCATCATCAAGAAGACGGAACTGGCGGCCTACGGGAATCCCCGCCTGGGTGGCATCATCGCGCTGTCGTTGGATAAGGGAGATCGCCTCATCAGTGTGCATGTCACCGACGGCCAACGGGAGATCTTGTTGGGTACGAAGAAGGGCATCACGATTCGATTCAAAGAAGACGACGTCCGTCCGATGGGACGCACGGCGCATGGCGTGCGCGGCATTGCGCTGGAGGAAGGCAACGAAGTCATCGGCATGGAAACCATCACGCCGGACTCCACCACCCAGATCCTCACGGTCACGGAGGGCGGTTACGGGAAGCGTACACCGGTGAATGAGTATCGCATCCAGGGACGCGGGGGGAAGGGCATCATCAGCGTAAAGACCAATGAGCGCAACGGACTGGCCGTCGGGTTCCTGCAAGTCCGGGATGGCGATGAAATCATGCTGATGGCCGCTCACGGCAAGGTGCTCCGGTGCAAGGTGGATGAGTTCCGCGAGATCGGCCGGAATACGCAGGGCGTTCGAATCCTCGATCTCGATGGTGAGGGCGACCGGGTTGTGGCGGTCGCGCGATTGGCGGAAGCGGTCGAAGTGCTGCCTGAAGAGGGTGGCGCGTAA
- the smpB gene encoding SsrA-binding protein SmpB, translated as MGKERESFERPVVTNRKAYHDYFIEEKFEAGIMLQGTEVKSLREGRVNLSDSYASVKEGQIFLHHCHISPYSHGNLSNHEPLRTRKLLLHRKEINKLLVKTQQQGLTIIPLRIYFSKRGLAKVELGLAKGKKQHDRRESDKTREASREVERAMKGSRHD; from the coding sequence ATGGGGAAAGAGAGAGAGAGCTTCGAACGGCCGGTGGTCACGAACCGTAAGGCGTACCACGACTACTTCATTGAAGAGAAGTTCGAGGCGGGTATCATGCTCCAGGGCACGGAGGTCAAGTCTCTCCGTGAGGGGCGCGTGAACCTGTCAGATAGTTATGCCAGCGTGAAAGAAGGACAGATCTTTCTTCACCATTGCCACATCAGTCCGTACAGCCACGGCAACCTTTCGAATCATGAACCGCTCCGTACCAGGAAACTCCTGCTCCATCGCAAGGAGATCAATAAACTCCTCGTCAAGACGCAGCAGCAGGGGCTGACGATCATCCCGCTCCGCATCTATTTCTCTAAGCGTGGCCTGGCCAAAGTCGAACTCGGCTTGGCGAAAGGCAAAAAACAGCATGACCGCCGGGAGTCCGACAAGACGCGTGAAGCCAGCCGTGAAGTGGAGCGGGCGATGAAAGGGTCGCGGCACGATTAA
- a CDS encoding ankyrin repeat domain-containing protein translates to MQRWHPHLVVVLSLLIGATTMYGQPMNKQDTQEFIRAADRNDTETIDRLLREGVSIDVRDGRGRTALLAATSRNHVESAKLLIAAGADVNAQDSKQDSPLLLSGASGFVEILTLAVQAKPNFKRYNRFGGTALIPACERGHVEAVKVLLKTDIDIDHVNKLGWTALLEAIILSDGGPRHQEIVRMLVAAGAKVNIPDQDHVTALQHARQKGYREIVGTLEAAGAR, encoded by the coding sequence ATGCAGAGATGGCACCCTCACCTGGTCGTAGTGCTGAGCCTGCTTATCGGCGCCACGACGATGTACGGCCAACCCATGAATAAGCAGGATACTCAGGAATTCATTCGCGCGGCGGACCGCAATGACACCGAAACGATAGATCGGTTGCTGAGGGAAGGCGTCTCGATCGATGTGAGGGATGGGCGGGGGCGAACGGCGTTGCTCGCCGCCACCAGCCGGAACCATGTGGAGAGTGCCAAGTTGCTGATCGCGGCCGGAGCCGATGTTAACGCGCAGGACAGCAAGCAGGATAGCCCCCTGCTCTTGTCCGGCGCGAGCGGCTTTGTCGAAATTCTCACGCTTGCAGTACAGGCTAAGCCGAATTTCAAACGGTATAACCGCTTTGGCGGTACGGCTCTGATTCCGGCATGTGAGCGTGGACATGTCGAGGCGGTCAAAGTCCTGCTCAAGACGGATATCGACATCGACCACGTCAATAAGTTGGGTTGGACGGCGCTCCTGGAAGCGATTATTCTGAGCGATGGCGGGCCGCGACACCAAGAGATCGTGAGAATGCTCGTAGCGGCCGGCGCGAAGGTGAATATTCCGGATCAAGACCATGTCACAGCGCTTCAACATGCCCGCCAGAAAGGCTATCGAGAGATCGTGGGTACGTTGGAAGCAGCGGGAGCTCGATAA
- a CDS encoding VOC family protein — translation MKAHYLGHVVFYVKELARSLAFYRDLLGFEEVGRVFNGAAAALTSGRTHHELLLIQVGDAPGPPSGSRRGLYHIGIKVGDSLDELREAKQELERAGVTIDGMSDHTVSQSLYLRDPDGNEVELYVDADESVWKNNPAAVVAPIKPLQL, via the coding sequence ATGAAAGCCCATTATCTCGGCCATGTGGTGTTCTATGTGAAAGAGCTTGCACGGTCCCTGGCGTTCTATCGGGACCTGCTCGGCTTCGAAGAAGTGGGTCGGGTCTTTAATGGAGCAGCAGCGGCGCTCACCTCCGGACGCACACATCACGAGCTGCTGTTGATCCAGGTCGGCGATGCGCCGGGGCCTCCGTCCGGAAGCCGTCGGGGGCTCTATCATATCGGCATCAAAGTTGGTGACAGCCTCGACGAGTTGCGCGAGGCGAAGCAGGAATTAGAACGGGCCGGCGTGACGATCGACGGGATGAGCGACCATACGGTGAGCCAGAGCCTCTATCTGCGCGATCCGGACGGGAACGAAGTGGAACTATACGTGGATGCCGATGAGTCGGTGTGGAAGAACAATCCGGCGGCCGTTGTGGCGCCGATCAAGCCGTTACAATTATAA
- a CDS encoding DoxX family protein codes for MRQLFYTDNNWVGLILRVTLGLVIFPHGAQKLLGWYGGFGFAGTMGFFTETMHLPWIVAFLVIVGESFGSIALLLGLLTRFTAASFIVIMLGAITTSHLPNGFFMNWFGKQAGEGYEYHLLVIGIAAALLVTGAGRWSADRIMTEKL; via the coding sequence ATGCGGCAATTATTTTACACAGACAATAACTGGGTAGGTCTTATTCTCCGTGTGACGCTCGGACTGGTGATATTCCCGCACGGAGCCCAGAAGTTGTTGGGTTGGTATGGCGGGTTCGGATTCGCCGGAACCATGGGATTCTTCACGGAGACCATGCATTTGCCCTGGATCGTTGCTTTTTTGGTGATCGTGGGAGAGTCCTTCGGCAGTATCGCTCTGTTGCTCGGGCTGTTGACGCGCTTCACGGCGGCAAGTTTCATCGTGATCATGCTTGGCGCCATCACCACCTCGCATCTCCCGAACGGCTTCTTCATGAATTGGTTCGGGAAACAGGCCGGCGAAGGATACGAGTACCATCTTCTGGTCATTGGGATCGCGGCGGCATTGCTGGTCACAGGCGCAGGCCGGTGGTCTGCGGACCGTATCATGACTGAGAAGTTATAA
- a CDS encoding CDGSH iron-sulfur domain-containing protein, whose translation MDKPMIAAKQPAVLSLDPGTYYWCQCGRSKTQPFCDGSHTGTEFTPVEFTTTEKKQVALCQCKQTKTPPFCDGTHKSL comes from the coding sequence ATGGACAAGCCAATGATTGCAGCCAAACAGCCGGCCGTGTTGTCGTTGGATCCCGGCACCTACTATTGGTGTCAATGCGGTCGTTCCAAGACCCAACCCTTTTGCGACGGATCCCATACGGGCACCGAGTTTACACCGGTGGAGTTTACGACGACGGAGAAGAAGCAGGTTGCGCTCTGTCAGTGCAAGCAGACGAAGACCCCGCCGTTCTGCGACGGGACGCATAAATCGCTGTGA
- a CDS encoding VOC family protein yields MAVQVYGCNHIVIEVTDAKKAVKFYADVFGLTMLTGGEGAAWCKLGEHQFMAIFEVETLQPDRVKHFGLMVRDATQIKEVRRKLMSKYKLAMRPGFRCDFRDPWGNRIQVGDLSDESLVWLLPYQEVQKAGITFRSKPRTKKRS; encoded by the coding sequence ATGGCCGTTCAGGTCTATGGCTGTAACCATATTGTCATCGAAGTGACCGACGCCAAGAAGGCGGTGAAGTTCTATGCCGATGTCTTTGGATTGACGATGCTCACCGGTGGCGAAGGCGCCGCCTGGTGCAAGCTGGGCGAGCATCAATTCATGGCGATCTTTGAAGTAGAGACATTGCAACCGGATCGGGTGAAACATTTCGGTTTGATGGTCCGGGATGCCACGCAGATTAAAGAAGTCCGGCGCAAGTTGATGAGCAAATACAAGCTGGCGATGCGGCCGGGCTTTCGGTGCGACTTCCGCGATCCCTGGGGTAACCGTATCCAGGTCGGAGATCTCAGCGACGAATCTCTGGTCTGGCTCCTCCCCTATCAGGAAGTGCAGAAAGCCGGGATTACATTCAGGAGCAAACCTCGAACGAAGAAACGGTCATGA
- a CDS encoding DsbA family oxidoreductase, which translates to MTDRALTIDIYSDVVCPWCFIGKRRLERALDQLNGAAPANITWRPFQLNPTMPEGGLERRAYLEAKFGSLDAFRQMEEHVLAAGAEEHIAFAFENIARTPNTFLAHRLIWYAGQQGRQDAVVESLFRGYFEEGADIGSIPVLVELGERVGLDAGSFLRSDEGVSKVKEEAAAGHRLGIRAVPYFLLNGTYALSGAQPTETFVSALKAAGSGA; encoded by the coding sequence ATGACCGATCGGGCGCTCACGATCGACATTTACTCCGACGTCGTCTGTCCCTGGTGTTTCATCGGGAAACGGCGGCTTGAACGGGCGTTGGATCAACTGAATGGCGCCGCACCGGCGAACATCACCTGGCGGCCCTTTCAGTTGAATCCGACGATGCCGGAGGGGGGTCTCGAACGCAGAGCCTATCTCGAAGCAAAGTTCGGTAGCTTGGATGCGTTTCGGCAGATGGAAGAGCATGTCCTCGCGGCAGGCGCTGAGGAGCATATTGCCTTTGCGTTCGAAAACATTGCGCGGACGCCCAATACCTTTCTGGCTCATCGGCTGATTTGGTATGCCGGGCAGCAGGGCCGACAGGACGCCGTAGTCGAATCGCTCTTCCGAGGCTATTTTGAGGAGGGTGCTGATATCGGCTCTATCCCTGTGCTCGTGGAATTGGGGGAGCGAGTGGGACTGGATGCGGGAAGCTTTCTCCGAAGTGATGAGGGAGTCTCGAAGGTGAAAGAGGAAGCAGCAGCGGGTCACAGACTCGGGATTCGCGCGGTCCCCTATTTCCTGCTGAACGGGACCTATGCGCTATCCGGCGCGCAGCCGACTGAGACGTTTGTGTCGGCGCTCAAAGCGGCTGGATCAGGAGCCTGA